The Anaerolineae bacterium region ATGAAGGGCATACTGGGCAGAAAAGTTGGCATGACGCAAATTTTCGACGAGAACGGCTTGGTCGTGCCGGTGACGGTGATCGAGGCCGGGCCCTGCTACGTCACTCAGCGCAAGACCGTGGCGCGCGATGGCTACTCCGCCATCCAGATCGGCTATGAAGAGGTCCCGCCGCGGAAGCTGAACAAGCCGCTGTTGGGGCATCTGCGCCGGCATAACCTGCCGCCGCTCCGCATCCTGCGGGAAATCCGCGTCAAAGAGGATGAGCCCTACGACGTGGGTCAGAAGATCACCGTGGACATCTTCTCGGTGGGTGAGCGCGTGGACGTCGTGGGCACCACCAAGGGCCGGGGCTTCGCCGGCGTCGTGAAGCGGCATGGGTTCCGCGGCGGTCCCAAGACGCACGGCCAGTCGGACCGACAGCGTGCGCCGGGTTCCATCGGTGCCTGTAAGACGCCGGGC contains the following coding sequences:
- the rplC gene encoding 50S ribosomal protein L3: MKGILGRKVGMTQIFDENGLVVPVTVIEAGPCYVTQRKTVARDGYSAIQIGYEEVPPRKLNKPLLGHLRRHNLPPLRILREIRVKEDEPYDVGQKITVDIFSVGERVDVVGTTKGRGFAGVVKRHGFRGGPKTHGQSDRQRAPGSIGACKTPGRVLKGTRMAGRMGGRRHTMQNLKVVLVDPERNLLAVKGPVPGPRGGLLLIKQARKQG